A stretch of Myroides oncorhynchi DNA encodes these proteins:
- a CDS encoding acyl-CoA thioesterase, with protein MLLEADIEERKLKAVTSVFKVVFPDTTNHHNTMFGGRVIMMMTETAFMTATRFCRKSFVIVSSDKIDFRQPIPAGSLVEMVGEVESIGNTSIRIRVNVYREKMKEEERIKVVTGVFTLVALDDNFKPISILD; from the coding sequence ATGTTATTAGAAGCAGATATAGAAGAGCGCAAATTAAAAGCTGTGACCAGTGTGTTTAAAGTAGTATTTCCAGATACTACTAATCACCATAACACGATGTTCGGAGGTCGAGTAATCATGATGATGACTGAGACTGCTTTTATGACTGCAACACGTTTCTGCCGTAAGAGCTTTGTGATCGTTAGCAGTGATAAAATAGATTTTAGACAACCCATACCAGCAGGCTCATTAGTTGAGATGGTAGGAGAGGTAGAGTCTATCGGTAATACGAGTATTCGTATCCGCGTTAATGTGTATAGAGAGAAGATGAAGGAAGAGGAACGCATAAAGGTAGTGACAGGTGTATTCACCCTCGTCGCATTAGATGATAATTTCAAACCGATATCTATATTAGATTAG